Proteins co-encoded in one Nitratireductor kimnyeongensis genomic window:
- a CDS encoding TRAP transporter small permease, whose amino-acid sequence MKTFERYFIALNKWALVLLLGAMAVIVFANVSLRYLTNFSITWSEEVARYLMIWMTFIGAGLALRTGGHVAVSNFQEMLGPAGQRAVRILILCLLLAFFAIMIWMGLNYMDRARFQLTPATRVSFSYIYAAMPIGFGLLIVHLLLIARSFVMENRFAEMETDAPSTTLHERAIPSIAGNRD is encoded by the coding sequence GTGAAGACGTTTGAGCGATATTTCATAGCCCTCAACAAATGGGCTCTGGTGCTGCTGCTTGGCGCCATGGCGGTCATTGTCTTCGCCAATGTATCGCTGCGCTATCTCACAAATTTCTCCATCACCTGGTCCGAGGAAGTTGCCCGCTATTTGATGATCTGGATGACCTTCATAGGTGCCGGTCTCGCGCTACGCACGGGCGGGCATGTGGCCGTGAGCAACTTTCAGGAGATGCTTGGTCCGGCGGGACAGCGCGCCGTGCGCATCCTCATCCTATGCCTGCTTCTGGCATTCTTCGCGATCATGATCTGGATGGGCTTGAACTATATGGATCGCGCGAGATTTCAGCTCACACCGGCGACACGCGTCTCCTTCAGCTACATTTATGCCGCCATGCCAATCGGCTTCGGCCTCCTGATTGTGCATCTGCTTTTGATCGCCCGATCATTCGTCATGGAGAACAGGTTCGCTGAAATGGAGACCGACGCGCCATCCACCACCCTCCACGAGAGGGCAATACCCAGCATCGCAGGCAACCGGGACTAG
- a CDS encoding SMP-30/gluconolactonase/LRE family protein, translating into MIGAEWMYLGSERCVLGEGPTYDRHRDTAWWFDILGKVLFEHRFADGLTRRHDLPEFSSAVARVDDERQLLVTESGLYLRNIVDGSLRLHCPMEEDNPRTRSNDSRVHPSGAFWIGTMGKNAEKDAGSIYWYRGGEVRRLFSGITVTNAICFSPDGRVGYFTDTPTLQIMQVQLDPDTGLPVGEPSAFAIPSSDGDPDGAVVDAEGNLWVARWGGHGVEVYSPQGDLLRKIELPAALITCPAFVGPNADRLLVTSASIDVEPDSPGSEFAGSVFLVDLGAPTGKLEPDVVIA; encoded by the coding sequence GTGATCGGCGCAGAATGGATGTATCTGGGGTCAGAACGTTGTGTGCTCGGCGAGGGGCCGACTTACGATCGGCACAGGGACACGGCCTGGTGGTTCGATATTCTCGGCAAGGTCCTTTTTGAGCACCGCTTCGCCGATGGTTTGACGCGCAGGCATGATCTGCCGGAGTTTTCGTCCGCGGTTGCCCGCGTTGATGACGAACGTCAATTGCTTGTAACGGAAAGCGGTCTTTATCTGCGGAATATCGTGGATGGAAGCCTACGGCTCCACTGTCCTATGGAAGAGGACAATCCGCGAACTCGCTCCAACGATTCCCGGGTGCATCCGAGCGGAGCGTTCTGGATCGGCACAATGGGAAAGAATGCGGAGAAGGATGCAGGTTCGATCTACTGGTATCGCGGGGGCGAGGTTCGGCGTCTTTTCTCCGGGATCACCGTGACCAATGCGATCTGCTTCTCACCGGATGGCCGGGTGGGATATTTTACGGACACACCAACGCTTCAGATCATGCAGGTGCAACTGGACCCTGACACCGGATTACCGGTTGGTGAGCCGTCTGCGTTTGCAATACCGTCAAGCGATGGCGACCCGGATGGCGCGGTGGTTGATGCCGAGGGTAATCTCTGGGTGGCGCGCTGGGGCGGCCACGGCGTGGAGGTTTATTCACCCCAGGGCGACCTGCTTCGCAAGATCGAGCTACCCGCGGCGCTCATCACCTGTCCGGCCTTTGTCGGGCCAAATGCCGACCGGCTTCTGGTTACATCCGCTTCGATTGACGTTGAACCGGACAGCCCCGGTTCTGAATTTGCCGGCAGCGTATTCTTGGTCGACCTAGGTGCGCCAACGGGCAAGCTGGAACCCGACGTCGTAATCGCTTGA
- a CDS encoding TRAP transporter large permease, whose product MALILFASFFALLIIGMPVAFSLALAVWAAISLGSTYPQIVIVKEMFSGLDSFPLMAVPFFILAAELMSSGAMTQILLRFASQFVGHFRGGLGYANVVSSTMFAGISGSALADAAGPGAMMIRMMEKDGYDKSYASALTASASVVGPIIPPSIIMILYAMQDENVSVIALFMAGIIPGILISAAMAATNWYVCRTRGFRSSTPRPTLRQMMRTSFQALPAIFLIVLIIGGIRSGLFTPTEASVVAVFYALLCGMFVYRSLRLRDLPDILFRSALVTVAILLILAAARAFAWIIIIEGIPQAIASTIVAWELSPILFLLAVNVLLLAFGLFMDPLPGVMILVPILGPIAYSLGIDPIHFAIVVIVNLTLGLLTPPVGALLFVVSSAVKIRVSEMIREMPPFLVMHLIVLLALTFIPALSTWLPSLSGY is encoded by the coding sequence GTGGCGCTGATCCTCTTCGCTTCCTTCTTCGCTCTGCTCATCATCGGCATGCCGGTGGCCTTCTCGCTGGCGCTTGCCGTTTGGGCGGCAATCAGCCTCGGCAGCACCTATCCGCAGATCGTCATCGTCAAGGAGATGTTCTCCGGCCTCGACAGTTTCCCGCTCATGGCGGTGCCCTTCTTCATCCTGGCAGCGGAACTGATGTCGAGTGGCGCGATGACCCAGATACTGCTCCGCTTCGCCTCGCAGTTCGTTGGTCATTTCCGGGGCGGACTGGGCTACGCCAACGTCGTGTCCTCCACCATGTTCGCAGGCATATCCGGTTCTGCCCTTGCCGATGCCGCCGGCCCCGGTGCGATGATGATCCGCATGATGGAGAAGGATGGCTACGACAAATCCTATGCCAGCGCTCTAACGGCATCCGCCTCTGTCGTCGGCCCCATCATCCCGCCATCGATCATCATGATCCTCTACGCCATGCAGGATGAGAACGTCTCCGTCATCGCCCTTTTCATGGCCGGCATCATTCCCGGTATCCTCATTTCGGCTGCCATGGCGGCGACCAATTGGTATGTGTGCCGAACCCGAGGCTTCCGCAGCAGCACGCCCCGCCCAACCTTACGCCAGATGATGCGCACGAGTTTTCAGGCGCTGCCAGCCATCTTCCTCATCGTGCTCATCATCGGCGGCATCCGCAGCGGATTGTTCACACCGACAGAGGCTTCGGTGGTGGCGGTATTCTACGCGCTTTTGTGCGGCATGTTCGTCTACCGCTCCTTGAGATTGCGCGACCTGCCGGACATCCTCTTTCGGTCTGCGCTGGTCACGGTCGCGATCCTGCTGATCCTGGCAGCCGCGCGTGCATTCGCATGGATCATCATTATCGAAGGCATTCCTCAGGCCATTGCTTCGACGATTGTCGCATGGGAGCTGAGCCCGATCCTGTTTCTTCTGGCGGTAAACGTGCTCCTGCTCGCTTTTGGCCTGTTCATGGATCCGCTGCCAGGCGTCATGATCCTGGTGCCGATCCTCGGCCCCATTGCCTATTCGCTGGGCATCGATCCGATACACTTCGCCATCGTCGTGATCGTCAACCTGACACTCGGTCTTCTCACCCCACCGGTGGGTGCGTTGCTTTTCGTGGTCTCTTCGGCCGTGAAAATCCGGGTCAGCGAGATGATACGAGAGATGCCACCCTTCCTGGTGATGCATCTTATTGTCCTTCTCGCCCTGACTTTCATCCCTGCGCTGTCCACCTGGCTCCCAAGCCTCAGTGGATATTGA
- a CDS encoding helix-turn-helix domain-containing protein, with protein MKRQTDESNSSTVALKNGLELVRLLSVEGPMTANELALRLSLRNDTAARLLKTLEIHGFVEQSRFADRFQPGRTASALSEKFLRETPVNEIARSVLQALADRHNATCILAVDDAGEALSLVVCNGLNRVSLPCCHVGSVYPLTRTAAGHALLFTTPNEADRLDKIKDHSAAETEALRESFCFFRASGCFRLTLEEDDVLFLAAPLHLNNAVLALEIILPAKARSACDSTRAMRDLLAAVEMVQHKCDAMGVRYLEDS; from the coding sequence GTGAAGAGACAGACTGACGAAAGCAATAGCAGCACAGTTGCTTTAAAAAACGGACTTGAATTGGTTCGCCTGCTCTCGGTCGAAGGTCCTATGACGGCCAATGAACTGGCCCTGCGTTTATCGCTGAGAAACGACACTGCCGCCCGGCTCTTAAAGACACTGGAAATTCACGGCTTCGTAGAACAATCCAGATTTGCAGACCGCTTCCAGCCCGGCCGCACTGCCAGCGCTCTTTCCGAAAAATTCCTGAGAGAAACTCCGGTGAACGAGATCGCTCGATCGGTCCTGCAGGCGCTCGCTGATAGGCACAATGCCACATGCATTCTGGCAGTCGATGACGCGGGCGAAGCACTTTCTCTGGTCGTTTGCAACGGACTCAATCGCGTGAGCCTACCTTGTTGCCACGTCGGGTCAGTCTATCCGCTCACAAGAACAGCGGCCGGGCACGCCTTGCTCTTCACCACTCCGAACGAAGCGGATAGACTCGATAAAATTAAGGATCACAGCGCTGCCGAGACAGAGGCTCTCCGGGAGAGCTTTTGCTTCTTTCGGGCGTCCGGCTGCTTCAGACTAACGCTCGAAGAAGATGATGTTCTTTTTCTCGCCGCCCCCTTGCATCTCAACAATGCGGTTCTGGCACTGGAGATCATTTTGCCGGCGAAAGCACGCTCGGCATGCGACTCGACCCGTGCGATGAGAGATTTGCTTGCAGCCGTCGAGATGGTTCAGCACAAGTGCGATGCAATGGGCGTACGGTATCTGGAGGATTCCTGA
- a CDS encoding tyramine oxidase has translation MKRHLSTTSAALALTALCSGALAHPLDGLSKDEIAEVVTIMKSDDRISDEARFPLIELKEPEKADVLAWKEGDEGPRAATVHVISGDDTYKAEVDLVSGEISDFGSIGGQHMVLLEEFIGAMDLALSDEDFVAALAKRELTPDDVFCLPLTAGSFDIEAEDDQRLMKVPCYVNPTGSNFYAKPIEGLYAVVDLAGKSVVEVIDTGVVPVPEDPWGYTEEEVEARTGSLRAENNPAVLRQEGEPNFTIDGSMVNWDMWRFRWRVDKRPGVVLSSIEVNDRDDWRSVLYQAHLSEVFVPYMDPDKGWYWRTYMDSGEYGFGIFLSPLRAGVDCPSYARFLPATVHDDMGNPIEIPDALCIFERNIGDPAWRHYEIFAQSEDQAVPAEGRPANELVVRSASQVGNYDYLIDYVFEQNGRIRVMVGATGLDAVKGAASTSMEDATAAQETRYGTLIMPNLIAPNHDHFFNFRLDFDIDGQDNVFMRTGLVKGEVADDLPRRSLWVTKAEMPMTEMQARYRVNPATPAMYHIMNMSRKIGVGHVPGYMIMPQNSVAYSPLDTENDMPAKRNAYIDYTFWNTPYAVDERYAGGEYAFQSDGTDTLAEWVKQDRSIDNTDIVTWYTMGFHHVPQMEDWPVMSTMWKGFTLKPYNFFPHNPALTVRVPKE, from the coding sequence ATGAAAAGACACTTATCGACCACATCCGCAGCCTTGGCGCTCACCGCCTTATGCAGTGGCGCGCTCGCACACCCGTTGGACGGACTGTCCAAGGACGAAATTGCCGAAGTCGTCACCATCATGAAGTCCGATGATCGGATTTCCGACGAAGCCCGCTTTCCCCTGATCGAACTGAAGGAACCTGAAAAGGCCGATGTGCTTGCCTGGAAGGAAGGCGATGAAGGGCCCCGTGCCGCCACCGTCCATGTGATTTCCGGCGACGACACCTACAAGGCCGAGGTCGATCTAGTTTCCGGTGAGATCAGCGATTTCGGCTCCATTGGCGGCCAGCACATGGTGCTGCTCGAAGAGTTCATCGGCGCCATGGATCTGGCGCTCTCCGACGAGGATTTCGTGGCAGCATTGGCAAAGCGGGAGCTCACGCCGGATGACGTCTTCTGCCTGCCGCTAACGGCCGGCTCATTCGACATCGAGGCTGAAGACGACCAGCGCCTCATGAAGGTTCCCTGCTACGTTAATCCGACCGGCTCCAATTTCTACGCTAAGCCCATCGAGGGGCTCTACGCCGTGGTCGATCTCGCCGGGAAATCCGTGGTGGAGGTTATCGACACCGGCGTCGTGCCCGTCCCGGAAGATCCCTGGGGCTACACCGAAGAAGAGGTGGAGGCCCGCACCGGCTCCCTGCGGGCCGAGAACAATCCAGCCGTCCTGCGTCAGGAAGGCGAACCCAATTTCACCATCGATGGCAGCATGGTGAACTGGGACATGTGGCGCTTCCGCTGGCGCGTTGACAAGCGGCCCGGCGTGGTTCTTTCCAGCATCGAGGTGAACGACCGCGACGACTGGCGCTCGGTGCTCTATCAGGCCCACCTTTCGGAAGTCTTCGTGCCCTATATGGACCCGGACAAGGGCTGGTATTGGCGCACCTATATGGACAGCGGCGAATATGGTTTCGGTATTTTCCTGAGCCCGCTGCGCGCAGGCGTCGACTGCCCCTCCTACGCCCGCTTCCTGCCTGCCACCGTGCATGACGACATGGGCAATCCGATCGAGATCCCGGATGCGCTCTGCATCTTCGAGCGCAATATCGGCGACCCCGCCTGGAGGCATTATGAAATCTTCGCCCAGAGCGAGGATCAGGCCGTACCGGCGGAAGGCCGCCCGGCAAACGAGCTCGTGGTCCGCTCCGCTTCGCAGGTCGGCAATTACGACTATCTCATCGACTATGTGTTCGAGCAGAATGGCCGCATCCGCGTGATGGTCGGCGCGACCGGTCTCGACGCGGTCAAGGGCGCCGCCTCCACGTCCATGGAAGACGCCACGGCAGCGCAGGAAACCCGTTACGGCACGCTCATCATGCCCAATCTGATCGCGCCGAACCACGACCATTTCTTCAACTTCCGCCTCGACTTCGACATCGACGGTCAGGACAATGTGTTCATGCGCACCGGCCTTGTGAAAGGCGAAGTCGCAGACGATCTGCCCCGTCGCTCCCTCTGGGTGACCAAGGCGGAAATGCCCATGACCGAGATGCAGGCGCGCTACCGGGTCAATCCGGCGACACCTGCCATGTATCATATCATGAACATGAGCCGGAAAATCGGCGTCGGCCACGTGCCAGGCTACATGATCATGCCGCAAAACAGCGTTGCCTACAGCCCGCTGGACACTGAAAACGACATGCCGGCAAAGCGCAACGCCTATATCGACTACACCTTCTGGAACACGCCCTATGCGGTCGACGAGCGCTATGCGGGCGGGGAATACGCCTTCCAGAGCGACGGCACCGACACGCTGGCCGAATGGGTGAAGCAGGATCGCAGCATCGACAACACCGACATCGTAACCTGGTACACGATGGGCTTCCATCACGTGCCGCAGATGGAAGATTGGCCGGTGATGTCGACCATGTGGAAGGGCTTCACGCTGAAACCCTACAACTTCTTCCCACACAATCCAGCTCTCACTGTGCGGGTGCCGAAGGAATAA
- a CDS encoding LysR family transcriptional regulator, with protein MDIRQIRHFVAVAEELHFGRAAERLGMTQPPLSQSIQALEAELGLPLFERTRRSVTLTAVGLEWLPHARKVLEDAVELPQVARRLSRGEVGRVRLSFISFVSFSFLPRLVRRFKERFPEVELALNEATSDVQIAELLDGALDAGIIIAPPRGALHSPLRYRPVETDKLVVAVPEEWVISGRVSPRGGRLDFDAVRDLPVILFPRQSAPVLHDLVTRYYAERDAMPVAGQQAVQMQTIINLVSTGLGIAFVPSTMRRLIRPGVAYFRVAERQPEIEIGFAWRSAGASAALKHLADSVDEMFPDLPARG; from the coding sequence ATGGACATTCGTCAGATCCGGCATTTCGTCGCGGTGGCCGAGGAGCTGCATTTCGGTCGTGCTGCCGAGCGTCTGGGCATGACGCAGCCACCGCTTAGCCAAAGCATACAGGCCCTGGAGGCGGAACTCGGCCTGCCACTGTTCGAGCGCACGCGGCGTAGCGTGACGCTGACAGCGGTCGGGCTCGAATGGCTGCCCCATGCGCGGAAGGTTCTGGAAGACGCTGTCGAGTTGCCGCAGGTGGCGCGGCGGCTTTCACGTGGCGAGGTTGGCCGGGTGCGCCTCTCCTTCATAAGCTTTGTCAGTTTCAGTTTTTTGCCGAGACTCGTGCGCCGTTTCAAGGAGCGGTTTCCGGAGGTGGAGCTGGCGCTGAACGAGGCGACGAGCGATGTGCAGATTGCCGAATTGCTGGATGGTGCGCTTGATGCCGGCATCATCATCGCTCCGCCGCGCGGCGCCCTGCATTCACCCTTGCGCTATCGGCCCGTGGAGACCGACAAGCTTGTGGTTGCGGTGCCGGAGGAATGGGTGATTTCCGGTCGGGTTTCTCCGCGCGGTGGCAGGCTCGATTTCGACGCGGTGCGGGATTTGCCGGTTATCCTTTTCCCGAGGCAAAGCGCGCCCGTATTGCACGATCTTGTGACGCGCTATTATGCCGAGCGCGATGCGATGCCTGTTGCGGGCCAGCAAGCGGTGCAGATGCAGACGATCATCAACCTGGTGTCCACCGGGCTTGGCATTGCTTTTGTGCCGAGCACGATGCGGCGGTTGATCCGGCCGGGTGTCGCCTATTTCCGTGTTGCCGAGCGACAGCCGGAGATCGAGATCGGGTTTGCCTGGCGCAGTGCCGGCGCCAGCGCGGCGCTGAAACATCTCGCCGATAGTGTCGACGAGATGTTTCCCGATTTGCCAGCACGCGGCTGA
- a CDS encoding TRAP transporter substrate-binding protein encodes MKFSIRHAGPLAALVTAVGIIAGASAAQAQQEIKIGYALAPTSHYGVAAEKWQEVVEANTDGRFSFRHFPSSGLGGEREVIEGLQIGTIEATIVSSGTLSNFVPETGVFDIPFLFRDLSHARNVLDGEIGQNILAKFDDVGLVALAWGEQGFRHITNNRNTIGKPEDVSGLKLRTMENPIHITAFETLGAAPTPMAWPEVISSLQQGTIDGQENPLSVITSAKLSEVQKYLTLSGHVYSPAMLLVSRQLWDGMSDEDKKAFEEGAAEAVKAMRAYVDNVETSGVKQLKEEGMDVGELTAEQKAAFQQAVQPAYEKYYEQYDKALIDQIIATK; translated from the coding sequence ATGAAATTTTCCATAAGACATGCAGGACCACTGGCGGCGCTTGTGACCGCGGTGGGCATTATCGCAGGCGCATCCGCCGCGCAGGCGCAACAGGAAATCAAGATCGGCTACGCTCTGGCGCCGACCTCGCACTATGGCGTGGCAGCGGAGAAATGGCAGGAAGTGGTGGAAGCGAACACCGATGGCCGCTTCTCGTTCCGTCATTTCCCCTCCTCCGGCTTGGGCGGTGAGCGCGAAGTGATCGAGGGCCTGCAGATCGGCACCATCGAGGCAACGATCGTGTCTTCCGGTACGCTGAGCAACTTCGTGCCCGAGACCGGCGTGTTCGACATTCCCTTCCTGTTCCGGGACCTTTCCCATGCACGCAATGTGCTCGATGGCGAAATCGGTCAGAACATCCTCGCCAAGTTCGACGATGTTGGTCTCGTCGCTCTTGCATGGGGCGAGCAGGGCTTCCGCCACATCACCAACAACCGCAACACGATCGGCAAACCCGAAGATGTCTCCGGTCTGAAACTGCGCACGATGGAAAACCCGATCCACATCACCGCATTCGAAACCCTGGGCGCCGCGCCCACGCCGATGGCGTGGCCGGAAGTCATCTCGTCTCTGCAGCAGGGTACGATCGACGGCCAGGAAAATCCGCTTTCCGTGATCACCTCCGCGAAGCTTTCCGAAGTACAGAAATATCTGACGCTGTCCGGTCACGTCTATTCTCCGGCCATGCTTCTTGTCTCCCGCCAGCTTTGGGACGGTATGTCCGACGAGGACAAGAAAGCCTTCGAGGAAGGCGCTGCCGAGGCCGTCAAGGCCATGCGGGCCTATGTCGACAATGTCGAAACATCAGGCGTTAAACAGCTCAAGGAAGAAGGCATGGACGTCGGCGAGTTGACCGCCGAACAGAAAGCCGCCTTCCAGCAGGCCGTTCAGCCGGCCTACGAAAAATACTATGAGCAGTACGACAAGGCGCTGATCGACCAGATCATTGCAACCAAGTAA
- the ilvD gene encoding dihydroxy-acid dehydratase: MAANDRSKTITQGIERSPNRAMYYALGYREDDFLRPMIGIANGHSTITPCNAGLQPLADAAVEAVREAGGNPQTFGVPTISDGMSMGTEGMKYSLVSREVIADCVETTVQGQWMDGVLVIGGCDKNKPGGMIGIVRANVPAIYVYGGTILPGRLNGRDLNLVSAFEAVGALKAGRMSREEFDAIERNAIPGTGACGGMYTANTMSSSFEALGISLLGSSTMANVHEEKRHSSARSAHVLLDAVRAGRKPRDIITRSSVENAIALVMATGGSTNAVLHYLAICRAAEVEWTLDDFERIRRKVPVLCDLKPSGQYMAVDLHRAGGVPQVLKILLEAGLLNGDCLTITGRSLAEELADIPATPPPDQDVIRPIDAPLYAEGHLAILKGNLAEDGAVAKITGLKSASITGPARVFEDEQSAMDAILSDSIRPGDVMVLRYLGPKGGPGMPEMLSPSSALIGRGLGEKVGLITDGRFSGGSWGLLVGHITPEAYDGGTIALVQEGDTITIDATCRLIQLNVEDKELERRRAAWRRPEPRYRTGVLAKFAKLAAPASQGALTE, translated from the coding sequence ATGGCAGCGAACGACCGATCAAAAACCATTACGCAGGGCATCGAGCGCTCGCCCAATCGTGCGATGTACTACGCGCTCGGCTACCGGGAGGACGATTTTTTGCGTCCGATGATCGGCATCGCCAATGGCCACTCCACCATCACGCCGTGCAATGCGGGTCTCCAACCGCTGGCAGACGCCGCAGTCGAAGCCGTGCGGGAAGCCGGCGGAAATCCGCAGACTTTCGGTGTGCCCACCATTTCAGATGGCATGTCCATGGGCACGGAAGGCATGAAATACTCGCTGGTATCGCGTGAGGTGATTGCCGATTGTGTCGAGACCACCGTTCAGGGCCAGTGGATGGACGGCGTTCTCGTCATTGGCGGATGCGACAAGAACAAGCCGGGCGGGATGATCGGCATCGTCCGGGCCAATGTCCCTGCCATCTATGTCTATGGCGGCACGATCCTGCCCGGTCGCCTGAATGGCCGCGACCTCAATCTGGTTTCCGCCTTCGAAGCCGTGGGCGCGCTCAAGGCCGGACGCATGTCACGCGAAGAGTTCGACGCCATCGAACGCAATGCCATTCCGGGCACCGGAGCCTGTGGCGGCATGTACACCGCAAACACGATGAGTTCGTCCTTCGAGGCGCTCGGCATCTCGCTGCTCGGCTCGTCCACCATGGCCAATGTCCATGAGGAGAAGCGCCATTCCTCGGCCCGCTCGGCCCATGTCCTGCTGGATGCCGTGCGTGCAGGACGAAAGCCGCGCGACATCATCACCCGCAGCAGCGTGGAAAACGCCATCGCGCTGGTCATGGCAACGGGAGGTTCCACCAATGCCGTGTTGCATTATCTCGCTATCTGCCGCGCCGCCGAAGTGGAATGGACACTCGACGATTTCGAGCGCATCCGGCGCAAGGTTCCAGTCCTGTGCGACCTCAAGCCTTCCGGACAATACATGGCCGTCGACCTGCATCGCGCTGGCGGCGTGCCTCAGGTGCTCAAGATCCTGCTGGAAGCAGGCCTTCTCAACGGCGACTGCCTGACGATCACCGGGCGAAGCCTAGCGGAAGAGCTGGCAGACATCCCGGCAACCCCACCGCCGGATCAGGATGTCATTCGCCCCATCGACGCCCCGCTTTATGCCGAAGGGCATCTGGCGATCCTGAAAGGCAACCTCGCCGAAGACGGTGCGGTCGCCAAGATCACCGGTCTCAAATCCGCCAGCATCACCGGCCCTGCCCGCGTCTTCGAGGACGAGCAATCGGCCATGGACGCGATCCTGTCCGACAGCATAAGGCCCGGCGACGTAATGGTTCTGCGCTATCTCGGACCAAAAGGCGGACCCGGTATGCCGGAAATGCTGTCACCCAGTTCCGCTCTGATCGGGCGCGGGCTCGGCGAGAAGGTGGGGCTCATCACGGATGGCCGCTTCTCAGGCGGTTCGTGGGGCCTTCTTGTCGGGCACATCACGCCAGAAGCCTATGATGGAGGAACGATCGCGCTGGTTCAGGAAGGCGACACGATCACCATCGACGCCACCTGCCGCCTTATACAGCTCAATGTGGAGGACAAGGAGCTGGAACGACGGCGCGCGGCGTGGCGCAGGCCCGAACCGCGCTATCGCACCGGAGTTCTGGCCAAATTCGCAAAACTGGCCGCACCTGCCAGCCAAGGTGCATTGACTGAATAG
- a CDS encoding aldehyde dehydrogenase family protein, with protein sequence MADTARFHNIINGRAAPATETQPVLDPATGAPVGHMPLGTRSDLDDAVKAARAAFPGWAATSDEERKAACLKIADLVEQSIPELAPLLTAEQGKPIGGFGSQWEIGAAAAWTRHTAGLDLPVSVLQDNNEGRVEVHRKPIGVVGSITPWNFPVLIAAWHIIPAVRTGNCVVIKPSPNTPLATIRFVELINQVLPAGVVNIVCGADEIGAAMSAHPGIDKMVFTGSTGTGRKIMASAAETVKRLTLELGGNDAAIVLPDVDAQAIAEGLFWGAFLNNGQTCACIKRLYVHESIYDAVCDALAALAEAIPMGDGRQEGVALGPVQNAMQFERVTELVEEAKAQGARILTGGAPSGGVGYFYPATIVADAEHGMRLVDEEQFGPVLPIIRYSDVEVVIARANDNPNGLGGSVWSQDTERAKALVLKLECGTAWINKHGMIQPNAPFGGIKQSGVGVQFAEAGLMENTVGQTIIM encoded by the coding sequence ATGGCCGATACGGCACGGTTTCACAACATCATCAATGGGCGGGCTGCACCAGCCACCGAGACACAGCCAGTGCTCGATCCGGCCACCGGCGCACCTGTCGGCCACATGCCGCTCGGCACACGCTCCGACTTGGACGATGCCGTCAAAGCCGCTCGCGCTGCCTTTCCTGGCTGGGCCGCAACCAGCGACGAAGAGCGCAAGGCAGCCTGCCTGAAGATTGCCGACCTCGTCGAGCAGAGCATTCCCGAGCTTGCTCCCTTGCTCACCGCCGAACAGGGCAAACCCATCGGCGGCTTTGGCTCGCAATGGGAAATCGGCGCCGCCGCCGCATGGACCCGCCACACCGCCGGCCTCGATCTGCCCGTCTCCGTCCTTCAGGACAACAATGAGGGGCGCGTGGAGGTCCATCGCAAACCCATCGGCGTTGTCGGATCCATCACGCCGTGGAATTTCCCGGTGCTGATAGCCGCCTGGCACATCATTCCTGCCGTGCGCACCGGCAATTGCGTGGTCATCAAGCCCTCGCCCAACACGCCGCTTGCCACGATCCGTTTCGTCGAACTCATCAATCAGGTGCTGCCTGCCGGCGTGGTCAACATCGTCTGTGGCGCAGATGAAATCGGCGCGGCCATGTCCGCCCATCCCGGCATCGACAAGATGGTGTTCACCGGCTCCACCGGAACCGGCCGCAAGATCATGGCTTCGGCCGCCGAAACCGTGAAGCGCCTCACGCTTGAGCTGGGCGGCAATGACGCCGCGATCGTGTTGCCAGATGTCGACGCGCAAGCCATCGCCGAAGGGCTCTTCTGGGGCGCGTTTTTGAACAACGGCCAGACCTGCGCCTGCATCAAGCGGCTCTATGTGCATGAGAGCATTTATGATGCGGTGTGCGATGCGCTTGCAGCCCTCGCCGAGGCCATCCCCATGGGCGACGGGCGGCAGGAGGGTGTCGCTCTCGGCCCCGTCCAGAACGCGATGCAGTTCGAGCGCGTCACGGAACTGGTCGAGGAAGCGAAGGCACAGGGCGCCCGCATCCTTACCGGCGGCGCACCATCCGGCGGCGTTGGATACTTCTATCCCGCGACCATCGTTGCCGATGCCGAGCACGGCATGCGCCTTGTCGATGAAGAGCAGTTCGGCCCCGTTCTTCCCATCATCCGCTATAGTGATGTCGAGGTCGTCATCGCTCGCGCCAATGACAATCCGAACGGGCTTGGCGGTTCGGTCTGGTCGCAGGACACCGAGCGCGCAAAGGCTCTGGTGCTGAAGCTTGAATGCGGGACTGCCTGGATCAACAAGCACGGCATGATCCAGCCCAACGCCCCATTCGGCGGCATCAAGCAATCGGGTGTTGGCGTTCAGTTCGCCGAGGCCGGCCTTATGGAGAACACGGTCGGCCAGACCATCATCATGTGA